The Arthrobacter sp. OAP107 DNA segment GAGCGGTTGCCGCCACGGTTCGGTGAATCGCCGGCGTTCCGCTTTCCCGCCAGGTCCGCCTCGGGCGGCACCAGCCGCTACGAATACCACCTGCGCTCGGGAAAGCGCGGACAGTTCACCATCGGCCCCGTCACGGCCGAGTTCACAGACCCATTCGGGCTGTCGCTGCACCGCCATTCAATCGACGACGGCGATACGCTCACCGTGACGCCGGCCCCCGTCGAGCTTCCGTCCACGGGCCTTGCCGGCGCGCGCGGCAACGACGGCATCACCGCCACCCGGACCCGGGCCAACCCCAGCGACGACGACGTCATGACGCGCGAGTACCGGCACGGCGATCCGATGCGCCGGGTGCACTGGCCGGCCACCGCCCGGCACGGCGCCCTGATGGTCCGGCAGGAGGAATCCGTCACCACACCCGAGGCCACGGTCATCCTGGACCACCGGTTCGTGGCCCATTCCTCGGGCTACGGCTCGGTGTTCGGCAGCCCGGGCGATGACGGCAGCGACCTCGTCACCAGCGACACCTTCGAGTGGGCCGTCACAGCGGCGATGTCCGTGGGCGCCCACCTCGCCGAGCTCAACTACTCTTTGCGGTTCCTGGACGCGGCCGGCGAGCCCGCCTTCCACCGTTCGTCCTCGGCCCCGGAGCCCGACAACGAGGAGTACAGCGGCGCAGCCGGCCTCCAGTCGATCGCCGAAAGCCTTGCCGCGATCCAGCTGACGGGGCCGCACCACGCGCGCAGGGAGCACGACGCCGGCCGCCGCGAACATGCCGGCAGCGCCGATCCGGCCCAGTCCGTCTTCGACGACCGGCTCATGGACAAACTCGCGGCCCACCGGATGCGCGGCCCGGTCCTGGCGCTGCTCGGAAACATCTCCCTCGCGGAGGCGCGCGCCCTCGCCCCCGCGGCCGGCTACGCCGCCAACGCGTTTGCCGTGGTGATCACGGACAAACCCGCTGACTGCCACGATGTTCTGGAGGCCCTGCGGCTGGGCGGCTGGCGCGCCGTCGCCGTCGAGGCGTCCACTTCGCTGCCGGCCGCCTGGATGTACTTCGACGAGGGCGACGCCGCCATGTGGACGGCTGCGGCGGACGTCCGCCGCGGGGCGGAGGTAGGGCGATGACACTGACATCACAGCGGCAGGCGGAAGCGGATGCCCAGCCGCAGCCCGTGCCGGCCTCCCCCGGCAGCGGACGGTTCAGGGCCGGACCCTACCCCTGGGTCATGGCCGGCGCAGTGGCGGTGTCCGTCTGCGGCGCATCACTGTCCCTCAACGGCGTCCTTCGGGGATGGGCGTGGTTCCTGCCTGTCCTGACCACGGTGGTGGTGGTCTCGCTGACCATGGCCCTGCTCCGCACCTTCCGGGCGGCGCCCGTGCTGGT contains these protein-coding regions:
- a CDS encoding DUF58 domain-containing protein, encoding MALLDSLPRHLFSSRGWGLLAAGVVSLLCAQVMGRRDLLALGVLLVVLPLVSLAGIRVVKPRFRVYREFSPSTVETDSITMVRLAVARTGLGTGRVIMEERLPPRFGESPAFRFPARSASGGTSRYEYHLRSGKRGQFTIGPVTAEFTDPFGLSLHRHSIDDGDTLTVTPAPVELPSTGLAGARGNDGITATRTRANPSDDDVMTREYRHGDPMRRVHWPATARHGALMVRQEESVTTPEATVILDHRFVAHSSGYGSVFGSPGDDGSDLVTSDTFEWAVTAAMSVGAHLAELNYSLRFLDAAGEPAFHRSSSAPEPDNEEYSGAAGLQSIAESLAAIQLTGPHHARREHDAGRREHAGSADPAQSVFDDRLMDKLAAHRMRGPVLALLGNISLAEARALAPAAGYAANAFAVVITDKPADCHDVLEALRLGGWRAVAVEASTSLPAAWMYFDEGDAAMWTAAADVRRGAEVGR